The following coding sequences are from one Microbulbifer sp. TB1203 window:
- the speA gene encoding biosynthetic arginine decarboxylase, with amino-acid sequence MKQRQVQDWTCEDSAELYGIRNWGAGYFDLDKSGEVTVQVETTSGETRAVSLVDIARGATDRGLGMPLLLRIENLLDAQIARINESFARAIADCGYRNVFRGVFPIKVNQQCQVIEEIASAGRRFGHGLEAGSKAELIAALSILDNTESLIICNGYKDEEFINLGLQAQRLGVQIFFVVETPSEVETIIRCAEREQVRPNIGARVKLASKVGGYWNATSGDRSIFGLGSNDLIAMVDQLRRHDMLDCLKLLHYHLGSQVPNIRDIRTGVLEACRYYADLVEEGAAMGYLDLGGGLAVDYDGSKTNYTHSKNYSLDEYCVDVVEAIMGTLDSEEVAHPVIITESGRATVAYSSVLLFDILDTTRFEPVELEHTKINEDDHPMLRNLQDAVSSVSAKNLQESYNDTLYYRDEVRALYLHGQVSLRERANAENLFLQGAQKIRALLDEAEEVPVDLQALPEVLSDIYYANVSVFQSLPDMWAIDQVFPVLPIHRHGEAPTRSAIIADITCDCDGKIDRFIGRQEEHRTLPLHPLIDDEDYILGAFLVGAYQETLGDLHNLFGDTNVVSVRIHDDGTFDYSREIHGDSIADVLSYVEYRPQDLFERFRKLAERAVKDGKITPQQRKQILHTYTASMSGYTYFEK; translated from the coding sequence ATGAAACAGCGACAAGTACAGGACTGGACCTGCGAAGACTCCGCCGAACTCTATGGAATCCGCAACTGGGGCGCCGGCTATTTCGACCTGGACAAGAGTGGCGAAGTGACCGTGCAGGTAGAGACCACAAGCGGTGAAACCCGCGCCGTCTCTCTGGTAGACATCGCCCGCGGCGCCACCGACCGCGGCCTGGGCATGCCGCTGCTGCTGCGCATCGAGAACCTGCTGGACGCACAGATCGCCCGCATCAACGAATCCTTCGCCCGCGCCATCGCCGACTGCGGCTACCGCAATGTGTTTCGCGGCGTCTTCCCGATCAAGGTGAACCAGCAGTGCCAGGTGATCGAGGAGATTGCCAGCGCAGGGCGCCGCTTCGGCCACGGCCTGGAGGCGGGCAGCAAGGCGGAGCTGATCGCCGCGCTGTCAATTCTCGACAACACCGAATCGCTGATTATCTGCAACGGCTACAAGGACGAGGAATTCATCAACCTGGGCCTGCAGGCCCAGCGCCTGGGCGTGCAGATTTTCTTTGTGGTGGAAACCCCCTCGGAAGTGGAAACCATCATCCGCTGCGCGGAGCGGGAGCAGGTACGCCCCAACATAGGGGCGCGCGTCAAACTCGCCTCCAAGGTGGGTGGTTACTGGAACGCCACCAGCGGCGACCGCAGCATCTTCGGCCTGGGCAGCAACGATCTGATCGCGATGGTGGACCAGCTGCGCCGCCACGACATGCTCGACTGCCTCAAGCTGCTGCACTACCACCTGGGGTCCCAGGTGCCGAATATCCGCGATATCCGCACCGGGGTACTGGAGGCCTGCCGCTACTACGCCGATCTGGTGGAAGAGGGCGCGGCCATGGGCTACCTCGACCTGGGCGGCGGCCTGGCGGTGGACTACGACGGCTCCAAGACCAACTACACCCACTCCAAGAACTACTCCCTGGACGAGTACTGCGTGGATGTGGTGGAAGCCATCATGGGCACGCTGGACAGCGAGGAAGTGGCCCACCCGGTGATCATCACCGAATCCGGCCGCGCCACCGTGGCCTACTCCTCGGTCCTGCTGTTCGACATCCTCGACACCACCCGCTTCGAGCCGGTGGAGCTGGAACACACCAAAATCAACGAGGACGATCACCCGATGCTGCGTAACCTGCAGGACGCGGTCAGCAGTGTCAGCGCAAAAAACCTGCAGGAGAGCTACAACGACACCCTCTACTACCGGGACGAGGTCCGCGCCCTCTACCTGCACGGCCAGGTCAGCCTGCGCGAACGTGCGAACGCGGAAAACCTGTTCCTGCAGGGCGCGCAGAAAATCCGCGCGCTGCTCGACGAGGCGGAGGAAGTACCCGTGGATCTGCAGGCGCTGCCGGAAGTGCTGTCGGACATCTACTACGCAAACGTCAGTGTCTTCCAATCACTGCCGGACATGTGGGCCATCGACCAGGTATTCCCGGTGCTGCCGATCCACCGCCACGGCGAAGCGCCCACCCGCTCGGCGATCATCGCCGACATCACCTGCGACTGCGACGGCAAGATAGACCGTTTTATCGGCCGCCAGGAGGAGCATCGGACCCTGCCGCTGCACCCTCTGATAGACGACGAGGACTACATTCTCGGCGCCTTCCTGGTGGGCGCCTACCAGGAGACCCTGGGCGACCTGCACAACCTGTTCGGCGACACCAACGTGGTCAGCGTGCGCATCCACGACGACGGCACTTTCGACTACAGTCGGGAAATTCACGGCGACAGCATCGCCGACGTGCTCAGCTACGTGGAGTACCGGCCGCAGGACCTGTTCGAGCGCTTCCGCAAGCTCGCCGAGCGCGCGGTGAAGGACGGCAAGATCACCCCGCAACAGCGCAAGCAGATTTTGCACACTTATACCGCTAGTATGAGCGGCTATACCTATTTCGAGAAATAA
- a CDS encoding saccharopine dehydrogenase family protein, with the protein MANVLIIGAGGVGQVVAHKCAQVPEVFEKITLASRTKSKCDKIAEMLPRKIDTAQVDADHVGEMVALIEKVKPDMVINVALPYQDLHIMDACLETGVHYLDTANYEPPEEAKFEYKWQWAYHEKFEKAGLMALLGSGFDPGVTSVFTAYAKKHHFDRIKTLDILDCNAGDHGLPFATNFNPEINIREITANGRYWENGEWVTTKPMEEKRVFDFPEGIGEKDIYLLYHEELESLSKHLPEIERARFWMTFSPNYLKHLEVLQNVGMTSIEPIEFQGQEIAPIQFLKALLPDPASLGPLTKGKTCIGNIIRGTKDGQEKIYYVYNICDHQECYKEVQSQAISYTTGVPAMIGAKMMLEGKWMKPGVWNMEQLDPDPFMADLNQYGLPWQETWLDKPFQ; encoded by the coding sequence ATGGCCAATGTACTGATTATCGGCGCCGGCGGCGTCGGCCAGGTGGTCGCGCACAAGTGCGCGCAGGTACCGGAGGTATTCGAGAAGATCACCCTGGCCAGCCGCACCAAGAGCAAGTGCGACAAGATCGCCGAGATGCTGCCGCGCAAGATCGACACCGCGCAGGTGGACGCGGACCACGTGGGCGAAATGGTGGCACTGATCGAGAAGGTCAAGCCGGATATGGTGATCAACGTGGCCCTGCCCTATCAGGACCTGCACATCATGGACGCCTGCCTGGAAACCGGCGTGCACTACCTGGACACCGCCAACTACGAGCCGCCGGAAGAAGCCAAGTTCGAATACAAGTGGCAGTGGGCCTACCACGAAAAATTCGAGAAAGCCGGCTTGATGGCGCTGCTCGGCAGCGGCTTCGACCCGGGCGTGACCAGCGTGTTCACCGCCTACGCGAAGAAGCACCACTTCGACCGCATCAAGACCCTGGATATTCTCGATTGCAACGCCGGCGACCACGGCCTGCCGTTTGCCACCAACTTCAATCCCGAGATCAATATCCGCGAGATCACCGCCAACGGCCGCTACTGGGAAAACGGCGAGTGGGTCACCACCAAGCCGATGGAAGAAAAGCGGGTTTTCGACTTCCCGGAAGGCATCGGCGAAAAAGATATTTATCTCCTCTACCACGAGGAACTGGAATCCCTCAGCAAGCACTTGCCGGAAATCGAGCGCGCACGTTTCTGGATGACTTTCTCGCCCAACTATTTGAAACATCTGGAAGTGCTGCAGAACGTCGGCATGACCAGCATCGAACCGATCGAATTCCAGGGCCAGGAAATCGCTCCGATCCAGTTCCTGAAAGCGCTGCTCCCCGACCCGGCCAGCCTGGGCCCCCTGACCAAGGGCAAAACCTGCATCGGCAATATCATCCGCGGCACCAAGGATGGGCAAGAAAAAATCTATTACGTCTACAATATCTGCGACCATCAGGAGTGCTACAAGGAAGTGCAGTCCCAGGCCATCTCCTACACCACCGGCGTGCCGGCGATGATTGGCGCCAAGATGATGCTGGAAGGCAAATGGATGAAGCCCGGCGTGTGGAACATGGAGCAGCTGGATCCGGACCCGTTTATGGCCGACCTCAACCAGTACGGCCTGCCATGGCAGGAGACCTGGCTGGACAAGCCGTTCCAATAA
- the nspC gene encoding carboxynorspermidine decarboxylase, translating to MDLTPRIDYFGSFDPSRVPSPCFVVDERALRDNLEVLADVQERSGAKVLAALKAFSMFSVGPIVAEYLSGTAASGLFEAKLGFEEYGGRDLGKEVHVFSAGYKESELREILQFAHHVIFNSFSQWKRYKDLCLEMQNERPELRFGLRINPEHSEGHTDLYDPCAPCSRLGIVRSLFDGEDLHGISGLHFHTLCEQDFKPLERTIAAVEDKFKDLIPQMEWINFGGGHHITRCDYQVDELVNAVRTFADKHKVQVYLEPGEAISLFAGVLVGEVVDLTWNGRNQAILDTSATCHMPDVLEMPYRPEITGAARPGELPHDYRLGGQSCLAGDSIGEYSFADPLKVGDRLVFEEMAYYTMVKTNTFNGIPLPAIALWNSKTDELKIIKEFGYGDFKDRLS from the coding sequence ATGGACCTGACCCCTCGAATAGACTACTTCGGCAGTTTCGACCCCAGCCGCGTGCCGTCTCCCTGTTTCGTCGTCGACGAAAGAGCGCTGCGCGACAACCTGGAAGTCCTGGCGGATGTGCAGGAACGCAGCGGCGCCAAGGTGCTCGCGGCGTTGAAAGCCTTCTCCATGTTCAGCGTGGGCCCCATCGTTGCCGAGTACCTGTCCGGCACTGCCGCCTCCGGCCTGTTCGAAGCGAAACTGGGTTTCGAGGAGTACGGTGGCCGCGACCTCGGCAAAGAAGTGCATGTATTCAGCGCCGGCTACAAGGAAAGCGAACTGCGGGAAATCCTGCAATTCGCCCACCATGTGATTTTCAATTCCTTTTCCCAGTGGAAGCGCTACAAAGATCTGTGCCTGGAAATGCAGAACGAAAGGCCGGAACTGCGTTTCGGCCTGCGCATCAATCCGGAACACTCCGAGGGACACACAGACCTCTACGATCCCTGCGCGCCCTGCTCGCGCCTTGGCATAGTGCGCTCACTGTTCGACGGCGAGGATCTCCACGGCATCAGCGGCCTGCACTTCCACACCCTGTGCGAGCAGGACTTCAAACCACTGGAGCGCACCATCGCCGCGGTGGAGGACAAATTCAAAGACCTGATCCCGCAGATGGAATGGATCAATTTCGGCGGCGGCCACCATATCACCCGCTGTGACTACCAGGTCGACGAACTGGTAAACGCGGTGCGCACTTTTGCCGACAAACATAAGGTGCAGGTTTACCTGGAACCCGGCGAGGCGATTTCGCTGTTCGCCGGCGTACTGGTGGGCGAAGTGGTGGATCTCACCTGGAACGGCCGCAACCAGGCGATCCTCGACACCTCCGCCACCTGCCATATGCCCGACGTGCTGGAAATGCCCTATCGCCCGGAAATCACCGGCGCCGCCCGCCCCGGCGAACTGCCCCACGACTACCGCCTGGGCGGCCAGAGCTGCCTGGCCGGCGACAGCATCGGCGAGTACAGCTTCGCCGATCCGCTGAAAGTCGGCGACCGCCTGGTGTTCGAGGAAATGGCCTACTACACCATGGTCAAGACCAATACCTTCAACGGCATTCCGCTGCCGGCGATCGCGCTGTGGAATTCGAAAACCGACGAGCTGAAAATTATCAAAGAGTTCGGCTACGGGGATTTCAAGGACCGCCTCTCCTAA
- the speB gene encoding agmatinase, translating into MLAEKGYPIFLGSEIEQPKPEEALFHILPIPYEATVSYGGGTGRGPAAIVEASQQLETFDNFSSPCELGIYTRNAVDVSGKPEQVMDNIAAATRKILELGKMPVGIGGEHSVTWGVIKGYLDAGVEDFGVVQIDAHADLRDCYEGEKHSHASVMRLVVEAGIPLFQLGIRAYCEEEMGARDKYGVHYLDAHQLVPTNVQEFELPEDFPRKVFFTLDVDGIDPSVFPSTGTPVPGGLGWYQTLNLFESVARQREIIGFDLLEFAPIEGFHAYDFAAAQLLYKLMGIVQRNR; encoded by the coding sequence ATGCTTGCAGAAAAAGGCTACCCGATTTTCCTAGGCTCCGAGATAGAGCAACCGAAGCCGGAAGAGGCTCTGTTCCATATCCTGCCGATTCCCTACGAGGCCACCGTGTCCTACGGCGGTGGCACCGGGCGGGGCCCCGCCGCGATTGTCGAAGCCTCGCAGCAACTGGAGACCTTCGACAACTTCTCTTCCCCCTGCGAACTGGGCATCTATACCCGCAATGCGGTGGATGTCTCCGGCAAGCCCGAGCAGGTAATGGACAATATCGCCGCGGCCACCCGCAAGATTCTCGAGCTGGGCAAAATGCCGGTGGGCATCGGCGGCGAGCACTCGGTGACCTGGGGCGTGATCAAGGGTTACCTGGACGCGGGTGTAGAGGACTTCGGCGTGGTGCAGATAGACGCCCACGCGGACCTGCGCGACTGCTACGAGGGTGAAAAGCACAGCCACGCCAGTGTGATGCGCCTGGTGGTTGAGGCCGGCATTCCGCTGTTCCAGTTGGGTATCCGCGCCTACTGCGAGGAGGAGATGGGCGCGCGCGACAAGTACGGCGTGCACTACCTGGACGCCCACCAACTGGTGCCCACCAACGTGCAGGAATTCGAGCTGCCGGAGGACTTCCCCAGGAAGGTGTTCTTCACCCTGGACGTCGACGGCATAGATCCGTCGGTGTTCCCCTCCACCGGCACTCCGGTGCCCGGCGGCCTGGGCTGGTACCAGACCCTCAACCTGTTCGAATCGGTGGCCAGGCAGCGGGAGATTATCGGCTTCGACCTGCTGGAATTCGCCCCTATCGAGGGCTTCCACGCCTACGACTTTGCCGCCGCGCAACTGCTGTACAAGCTGATGGGAATCGTGCAGCGCAATCGCTGA
- a CDS encoding DUF6515 family protein — protein sequence MKTLKTLIGAAAIVALGAFAFTPPADARTPGHQRHGYGHHHHYRHDHRYRYGHRYRGPRVSIGFSAPILPFGYMSLAVGGRPYYYHSGYFYRPAPAGYVVVSAPLGASVMSLPASTVRLEIGGATYYQYADAYYQWHPASRGYVVVPPPVTVASTSSDYSPGEVVETLPPGYTAEIVNGVQYYRYGSDYFLPTQRDGREVYVVVRI from the coding sequence GTGAAAACGTTAAAAACTCTGATCGGCGCCGCGGCAATCGTGGCGCTGGGGGCATTCGCCTTCACCCCACCCGCCGACGCGCGAACACCCGGCCACCAGCGCCACGGCTACGGCCATCACCACCACTACAGGCACGACCACCGTTACAGGTATGGCCACCGTTACCGTGGACCGCGGGTATCCATCGGCTTCAGCGCGCCGATCCTGCCTTTCGGCTACATGAGCCTGGCAGTGGGCGGCCGCCCCTATTACTACCACAGTGGCTATTTCTACCGGCCGGCACCGGCGGGCTACGTGGTGGTTTCCGCCCCCCTGGGTGCCTCGGTGATGTCGCTGCCGGCCAGTACAGTGCGGCTGGAGATCGGTGGCGCCACCTACTACCAGTACGCAGATGCCTACTACCAATGGCATCCAGCCAGCCGCGGCTATGTGGTGGTCCCGCCGCCGGTGACCGTGGCCAGCACCTCTTCCGACTATTCCCCCGGAGAAGTGGTGGAGACCCTACCCCCCGGCTACACCGCGGAGATCGTCAACGGGGTGCAGTACTACCGCTACGGCAGCGACTACTTCCTCCCGACCCAGCGGGATGGCAGGGAAGTCTACGTGGTGGTGAGGATCTGA
- a CDS encoding SDR family oxidoreductase, translated as MAVTTYFDLKDTSVFITGGGSGIGAAFVRAFVAQGARVAFVSLDADKAERLCDDIEAQSGVRPFYRSCDISDVDHLKACVAEAVQEIGPIDVLINNAARDTRHTLDEFTPEDWDQSINTNLRPHFFTAQAVAAGMRRKGQGSIINVGSNSSLLGLSGYPAYVTAKAAIIGLTKALARELGPDNIRVNALIPGWVMTERQKELWVTPEALQECLDQQCLKDTISEEDCANSALFLASQASRMITGQSLVIDGGRV; from the coding sequence ATGGCAGTAACGACCTATTTCGATCTCAAAGACACCTCGGTCTTTATCACCGGCGGCGGCTCCGGTATAGGCGCCGCCTTTGTACGCGCCTTTGTCGCCCAGGGGGCGCGGGTCGCCTTTGTGTCCCTGGACGCGGACAAGGCCGAGCGCCTCTGCGACGACATAGAAGCCCAGTCGGGTGTGCGGCCCTTCTATCGGAGCTGCGATATCTCCGATGTGGACCACCTCAAGGCCTGCGTGGCGGAGGCGGTACAGGAGATAGGGCCCATCGACGTACTGATCAACAACGCCGCCCGCGACACCCGCCACACCCTCGACGAATTCACCCCCGAGGACTGGGACCAGTCCATCAACACCAACCTGCGCCCCCACTTCTTTACCGCCCAGGCGGTAGCGGCGGGTATGCGCAGGAAGGGACAGGGCAGCATCATCAACGTGGGCTCCAACTCCTCCCTGCTGGGACTGAGCGGTTACCCGGCCTACGTCACCGCCAAGGCGGCGATCATCGGCCTCACCAAGGCACTGGCGCGGGAACTGGGGCCGGACAATATCCGTGTTAACGCCCTGATTCCCGGCTGGGTGATGACCGAGCGGCAGAAGGAGCTGTGGGTGACCCCGGAGGCATTGCAGGAGTGCCTCGACCAACAGTGCCTGAAAGACACCATTTCCGAGGAGGATTGCGCAAATTCGGCACTCTTCCTCGCCTCCCAGGCGTCGAGGATGATCACCGGCCAGTCCCTGGTGATCGACGGCGGCCGGGTGTAG
- a CDS encoding FadR/GntR family transcriptional regulator: MDREQNGRNLTQQLVHTLGAAIASGRYKVGEGLPSEAHLCEEFGISRSATREAIKMLTAKGLISSRPRQGIRVQPRETWNMFDPDVLGWILRGQPTLEMLKEFLQLRVAIEQEAAALAAEDQDRPKIAAIGAALRRMKDAEEGLGDSVDADIAFHISILKATNNPFYMQLSSFIETALRVSIRFTNRIKGVETASYKNHKRLYDAIDQGNVRAARKASDTMQIEALELIKSELANKVA; encoded by the coding sequence ATGGATAGAGAACAGAACGGGCGCAACCTGACCCAGCAACTGGTGCACACCCTCGGGGCGGCCATCGCCAGCGGCCGCTACAAGGTCGGCGAGGGCCTGCCCTCCGAGGCTCACCTGTGTGAAGAGTTCGGCATCAGCCGCAGCGCCACCCGCGAGGCGATCAAGATGCTCACCGCCAAGGGGCTGATCAGCTCGCGTCCGCGCCAGGGCATCCGCGTGCAGCCGCGGGAGACCTGGAACATGTTCGACCCGGATGTACTCGGCTGGATACTGCGCGGCCAACCCACCCTGGAAATGCTCAAGGAGTTCCTGCAACTGCGGGTGGCCATCGAACAGGAAGCGGCCGCGCTGGCGGCGGAAGACCAGGACAGGCCCAAGATCGCCGCAATCGGCGCAGCCTTACGGCGGATGAAAGACGCAGAAGAGGGGCTCGGTGATTCGGTGGACGCGGACATCGCCTTCCATATCAGCATACTCAAGGCCACCAACAATCCCTTCTATATGCAGCTCTCCAGCTTTATCGAGACGGCGCTGCGGGTGAGCATCCGCTTCACCAACCGCATCAAAGGAGTGGAAACGGCCAGCTACAAGAACCACAAGCGGCTCTACGACGCCATCGACCAGGGCAATGTGCGGGCCGCGCGCAAGGCCTCGGACACAATGCAGATAGAGGCGCTTGAGCTGATCAAGAGCGAACTGGCGAACAAGGTGGCCTAG
- a CDS encoding DNA glycosylase AlkZ-like family protein translates to MLSEEIIRALVIERQHIHKPWPGDLPALIRHLGALQLDAIQVIARAHHHQLYNRLSRYRESQLQTAERRREIFEYWSHAAAYLPMEHYRYARVRMDRVREGQRHWFEKNAKLCRHVLDRVRAEGALKASDFVKGKGGWWEWSDEKKALEQLFHEGELMVSHRDGFQKVFDLPERLLPSHIATDTASDADYGRHLVRTFLRCQGVGRPEEIAYLRRHDKPLVKRAIDAMLKSGELMPLGKELILAEDGRPTPARPARRVRLLSPFDPLVLQRKRLKRLFDFDYQLECYLPAHKRRYGYFCLPILYGDKFAGVADLKADREVGLLRIKSLHWKADPGATLKAGFTRALAGFARFHGLEAQAL, encoded by the coding sequence TTGCTGTCTGAGGAAATCATTCGCGCGCTGGTGATCGAGCGCCAGCATATCCACAAACCCTGGCCCGGCGACCTGCCGGCGCTGATCCGCCATCTGGGCGCACTGCAGCTGGATGCCATCCAGGTGATCGCCCGCGCCCACCACCACCAGCTCTACAATCGCCTGTCGCGCTACCGCGAGAGCCAGCTACAAACAGCGGAGCGGCGTCGGGAGATTTTCGAGTACTGGTCCCACGCCGCCGCCTACCTGCCCATGGAGCACTACCGCTATGCGCGGGTGCGCATGGACCGCGTTCGCGAGGGGCAGCGGCACTGGTTTGAGAAAAACGCCAAACTGTGCCGCCACGTGCTGGACCGGGTGCGCGCTGAGGGCGCGCTCAAGGCCAGTGACTTCGTAAAGGGGAAGGGCGGTTGGTGGGAGTGGTCCGATGAAAAGAAAGCCCTGGAGCAGCTGTTTCACGAGGGCGAACTGATGGTGAGCCACCGGGACGGTTTCCAGAAAGTCTTCGACCTGCCGGAGCGCCTGCTGCCCTCCCATATCGCCACCGATACCGCCAGCGACGCCGACTACGGCCGCCACCTGGTGCGCACTTTCCTGCGCTGTCAGGGCGTGGGCCGGCCGGAGGAGATCGCTTACCTGCGCCGCCACGACAAGCCGCTGGTCAAGCGCGCGATCGATGCCATGCTGAAAAGCGGGGAACTGATGCCGCTGGGGAAGGAGCTGATACTGGCGGAGGACGGGCGGCCGACTCCGGCCAGGCCGGCGCGCCGGGTGCGCCTGCTGTCCCCCTTCGATCCGTTGGTATTGCAGCGCAAGCGACTTAAGAGGCTGTTCGATTTCGACTACCAGCTGGAGTGCTACCTGCCGGCACACAAGCGGCGCTATGGCTATTTCTGCCTGCCGATTCTGTACGGGGATAAATTTGCCGGCGTGGCGGATTTGAAGGCGGACCGGGAGGTCGGCCTGTTGCGGATCAAATCCCTGCACTGGAAGGCGGACCCGGGGGCGACGTTGAAGGCCGGTTTTACCCGTGCCCTGGCGGGCTTTGCCCGTTTCCACGGCCTGGAGGCCCAGGCCCTGTAG
- the dnaB gene encoding replicative DNA helicase codes for MHDEYAVPEDELQTEESSPLPHSVEAEQSVLGGLMLDSSRLDSVAEQLGEQDFFVARHRVIFSVMVQLANGEQPLDIVTLAEALASRDLLAEVGGPAYLAELAENTPSAANIVAYAKIVRERSMLRQLIAAAGEISRTSFKPGGLASSDLLQMAERRVAEIAEGRAKEGGFVGVDALLKKTVERIDELFKSEGDITGLGTGLTELDQRTSGWQPGELIILAARPSMGKTALALNFVETAMLSQERPTLVFSMEMPSDSLVMRMLSSIGRIDQGRIRNGKLQEEDWPKLSSAVQKMKGKALYIDDTPALTPSEVRARTKRTVRDHTNRLMQADSKLSREEAERKSMPAMIMVDYLQLMQVAGSTEGRTQEISEISRSLKALAKEYDCPVIALSQLNRGVEQRPNKRPMNSDLRESGAIEQDADVILFIYRDEYYNEDSPDKGMAELIIGKQRNGEIGTCRAAFVGKYTRFDNLAPEYYQGD; via the coding sequence ATGCACGACGAGTACGCCGTCCCCGAAGATGAACTACAGACCGAGGAATCCTCGCCGCTGCCTCACTCCGTAGAGGCGGAACAGTCGGTGCTGGGCGGGCTGATGCTGGATTCCAGCCGCCTGGACAGCGTCGCCGAACAGCTGGGGGAGCAGGATTTCTTCGTTGCCAGGCACCGGGTGATCTTCTCGGTGATGGTGCAGCTGGCAAACGGCGAGCAGCCACTGGATATCGTCACCCTGGCGGAGGCGCTGGCCAGCCGCGACCTGCTGGCGGAGGTGGGCGGGCCCGCCTACCTGGCGGAACTGGCCGAGAATACGCCCTCCGCGGCCAATATCGTCGCCTACGCCAAAATCGTGCGCGAGCGTTCCATGCTGCGCCAGCTGATCGCCGCCGCCGGCGAGATCAGCCGCACCAGCTTCAAGCCCGGCGGCCTGGCCTCCAGCGACCTGCTGCAGATGGCCGAGCGCCGAGTGGCAGAGATCGCCGAGGGGCGCGCCAAGGAGGGGGGCTTTGTCGGCGTCGATGCGCTGCTCAAGAAGACCGTCGAGCGCATCGACGAACTGTTCAAATCCGAGGGGGACATCACCGGCCTGGGCACCGGCCTCACCGAGCTGGACCAGCGCACATCCGGCTGGCAGCCGGGGGAGCTGATCATTCTCGCCGCGCGCCCCTCCATGGGCAAGACCGCGTTGGCGCTCAACTTCGTGGAAACCGCGATGCTGTCCCAGGAGCGCCCGACCCTGGTGTTCAGCATGGAGATGCCCTCGGACAGCCTGGTAATGCGTATGCTGTCCTCCATCGGCCGCATCGACCAGGGCCGCATCCGCAACGGCAAGCTGCAGGAAGAGGACTGGCCCAAGCTCTCCAGCGCGGTGCAGAAGATGAAGGGCAAGGCCCTGTACATCGACGACACTCCGGCTCTGACCCCCAGCGAAGTGCGCGCGCGCACCAAGCGCACGGTGCGCGACCACACCAACCGGCTGATGCAGGCGGACAGCAAGCTCAGCCGCGAGGAGGCCGAGCGCAAAAGCATGCCCGCGATGATCATGGTGGACTACCTGCAGCTGATGCAGGTGGCCGGCAGCACCGAGGGCCGCACCCAGGAGATCTCCGAGATCTCGCGGTCTTTGAAGGCCCTGGCAAAGGAGTACGATTGCCCGGTAATCGCCCTGTCCCAGCTCAACCGCGGTGTGGAGCAGCGCCCCAACAAGCGGCCGATGAACTCCGACCTGCGGGAATCCGGAGCCATCGAGCAGGATGCGGACGTGATCCTGTTTATCTACCGCGATGAGTACTACAACGAAGACAGCCCGGACAAGGGCATGGCTGAGCTGATCATCGGCAAGCAGCGGAACGGCGAGATCGGCACCTGCCGCGCCGCCTTTGTGGGCAAGTACACCCGCTTCGACAACCTGGCGCCGGAGTACTACCAGGGAGACTAA
- the rplI gene encoding 50S ribosomal protein L9, whose protein sequence is MEVILLDKVGKLGNVGDRVEVKAGFGRNYLLPTGKAVAATETNIAEFEARRAELEAAAAAKIGGAEGRAAQLADLSVTLTANAGDEGKLFGSIGTRDIAEAITAAGVEVTKAEVKLPEGALREVGEYEVDVQLHADVIATVKVIIEAE, encoded by the coding sequence ATGGAAGTTATTCTGCTCGATAAAGTCGGCAAACTGGGCAACGTGGGTGACCGCGTTGAAGTGAAGGCCGGTTTCGGCCGCAACTACCTGCTGCCCACCGGTAAGGCCGTGGCGGCCACCGAAACCAATATCGCCGAGTTCGAAGCCAGGCGCGCCGAACTGGAAGCGGCCGCTGCGGCCAAGATCGGCGGAGCCGAGGGCCGCGCCGCCCAGCTGGCAGACCTGTCTGTAACCCTCACCGCCAACGCCGGTGACGAAGGCAAGCTGTTCGGTTCTATCGGCACCCGTGATATCGCCGAGGCGATCACCGCCGCAGGCGTGGAAGTGACCAAGGCTGAAGTCAAGCTGCCGGAGGGCGCGCTGCGCGAAGTGGGCGAGTACGAAGTCGACGTACAGCTGCACGCGGACGTGATCGCCACCGTCAAGGTCATCATCGAAGCCGAGTAA
- the rpsR gene encoding 30S ribosomal protein S18: MARFFRRRKFCRFTAEGVKRIDYKDLDTLKAYVSETGKIVPSRITGTKAKYQRQLATAVKRARYLALLPYTDSHEA, translated from the coding sequence ATGGCACGTTTTTTCCGTCGTCGCAAGTTCTGCCGTTTTACCGCCGAAGGCGTCAAGCGTATCGATTACAAGGATCTCGATACCCTGAAAGCCTACGTTTCCGAAACCGGCAAGATTGTTCCGAGCCGTATCACCGGCACCAAAGCCAAGTATCAGCGCCAGTTGGCCACCGCGGTCAAGCGCGCCCGCTACCTGGCCCTGCTGCCGTACACGGACAGCCACGAGGCCTAA